One genomic segment of Desulfosoma caldarium includes these proteins:
- the acsB gene encoding acetyl-CoA decarbonylase/synthase complex subunit alpha/beta: MSRLVAFAAIQGAYNIVSKVEGKFKEAMDKYGPNQPLEFPNTAYYLPIIYSILGIKVEKLADAEPVLERCKKLLPPHIKGRIHTPYLGGTLDAGMAAILAEEIFEAIRYVEDPDFYQPVEDPDVEAGKLWVGAADDTIMRKRGIEFVDGSAPGFAAIVGAAPDPETAKAIAEEYQKKNLYVFMCANQAGTTFTQQLLEAGVQIGWSTRLVPFGPDISAAVFALGFANRAAMAFGGVQPGDYRKILLYNKDRIFAFVNALGEVNAEWAANAAGAINWGFPTIADTDIPEILPTGICTYEHVVSSVPHSQICSRSIEVRGLKVTITEVPVPVSYGPAFEGERVRKDDVYLECGGGKTPCFELVRIAEMDAVEDGKVEVIGPDIKDVQPGSGLPLGVVVEVAGRKMQEDYEPILERQIHHLVNYAQGVMHIGQRDIAWYRIGKSAVEKGFTLEHIGKILHAKFHQDFGAIFDKCQVKIYTEEDKVKELLRVAQEMYRARDERIEGMTDETTEIYYSCTLCQSFAPTHVCVISPERTGLCGAYNWLDCKASYEINPTGPNQPIAKGETLDERYGNWKGVNEFVEKASRGAVSSYNFYSVVYDPMTTCGCCECVAAVLPMCNGVMTVNREYTGMTPCGMKFTTLAGTIGGGNVTPGFVGHSKYNITQRKFIAGDGGIKRLVWMPKMLKEEIRERLIKRGEEIGIPNFIDMIATEEQGVTEDEILPFLQEVGHPALSMEPILG; the protein is encoded by the coding sequence ATGTCTCGGTTGGTTGCCTTTGCGGCGATTCAAGGTGCGTACAACATCGTGTCCAAGGTTGAGGGCAAGTTTAAGGAGGCCATGGACAAATACGGCCCAAATCAGCCCTTGGAATTCCCCAACACGGCCTATTATCTGCCCATCATTTATTCCATCTTGGGCATCAAGGTGGAAAAGCTGGCCGATGCCGAGCCTGTGTTGGAACGATGCAAGAAATTGCTGCCTCCGCACATCAAGGGCAGGATTCACACCCCTTACCTGGGTGGCACCCTGGATGCGGGAATGGCGGCGATTTTGGCCGAAGAGATCTTTGAAGCCATTCGTTACGTCGAAGATCCCGACTTCTATCAACCAGTGGAAGATCCGGATGTGGAAGCCGGAAAGCTCTGGGTGGGTGCCGCCGATGACACGATCATGCGTAAACGCGGCATCGAGTTCGTGGACGGCAGCGCCCCGGGTTTTGCGGCCATTGTCGGCGCGGCGCCCGATCCTGAGACGGCGAAAGCAATCGCCGAGGAATACCAGAAGAAAAACCTGTATGTGTTCATGTGTGCCAACCAAGCCGGCACCACTTTTACGCAGCAGTTGTTGGAAGCTGGGGTGCAAATTGGATGGTCCACGCGTCTCGTGCCCTTTGGTCCGGATATTTCCGCGGCCGTGTTCGCGTTGGGCTTTGCCAACCGCGCAGCCATGGCTTTTGGCGGCGTGCAGCCGGGCGACTACCGCAAAATCTTGCTCTACAACAAGGACCGTATCTTTGCCTTTGTCAATGCTCTTGGCGAAGTGAATGCGGAATGGGCGGCCAACGCCGCCGGCGCCATTAACTGGGGGTTCCCGACCATTGCGGATACGGACATTCCCGAGATTTTGCCCACCGGTATCTGTACCTACGAGCACGTGGTTTCCAGCGTGCCGCACAGTCAGATCTGTTCGAGGTCCATCGAGGTGCGCGGCCTCAAGGTCACCATTACGGAGGTTCCTGTCCCCGTGTCTTATGGGCCAGCCTTTGAGGGCGAGAGAGTGCGCAAAGATGATGTTTATCTCGAATGCGGCGGCGGCAAGACCCCGTGTTTCGAGCTGGTGCGCATCGCCGAGATGGACGCCGTGGAAGACGGCAAAGTGGAAGTCATCGGTCCGGACATTAAGGACGTCCAGCCGGGCAGTGGATTGCCTTTGGGTGTCGTGGTCGAGGTAGCGGGCCGGAAGATGCAAGAGGACTATGAACCGATTTTGGAGCGGCAGATTCATCACTTGGTCAATTACGCCCAAGGCGTCATGCACATCGGGCAGCGCGACATTGCCTGGTACCGGATTGGCAAAAGCGCGGTGGAAAAAGGCTTTACACTGGAGCACATCGGGAAAATTCTTCACGCCAAATTCCATCAAGATTTCGGCGCGATCTTTGACAAGTGCCAGGTGAAGATCTACACCGAAGAAGACAAGGTCAAAGAACTGCTTCGCGTGGCCCAGGAAATGTATCGGGCTCGGGACGAGCGCATTGAAGGTATGACCGACGAAACCACGGAAATTTACTATTCGTGCACCTTGTGCCAATCGTTTGCCCCGACCCACGTGTGCGTCATCAGCCCGGAGCGCACCGGGCTGTGCGGGGCCTACAACTGGCTCGACTGCAAAGCCTCCTACGAGATCAACCCCACGGGACCGAACCAGCCCATTGCCAAAGGGGAGACCTTGGATGAGCGGTACGGCAACTGGAAGGGGGTCAATGAATTTGTGGAAAAGGCTTCGCGCGGGGCCGTCTCAAGCTACAACTTTTATAGTGTCGTCTACGATCCCATGACGACCTGTGGATGCTGTGAATGCGTCGCTGCGGTTCTTCCAATGTGTAATGGCGTCATGACCGTGAACCGGGAGTATACGGGCATGACGCCGTGCGGCATGAAGTTTACCACGCTGGCCGGAACCATCGGCGGCGGCAACGTCACCCCGGGCTTTGTGGGGCACAGCAAATACAATATTACCCAGCGTAAATTCATCGCTGGGGACGGGGGCATCAAGCGCTTGGTGTGGATGCCCAAGATGCTCAAGGAGGAAATCCGCGAACGGCTGATTAAGCGCGGTGAAGAGATCGGCATTCCCAATTTCATCGACATGATCGCCACGGAAGAGCAGGGTGTCACGGAAGATGAAATCCTGCCGTTCCTCCAGGAAGTGGGCCATCCGGCGCTGAGCATGGAGCCGATTCTTGGGTAG
- the acsC gene encoding acetyl-CoA decarbonylase/synthase complex subunit gamma has protein sequence MGLTGIEIFKLLPKTNCGDCGVPTCLAFAMNLAAGKAELDACPHVSEAAKEKLAADSAPPVRPLTVGTGEYAVKVGGETVLFRHEKTFVNPPGLATLVTTAEDAASVDGKMARFKACQFERVGLNLRPEMFAVQDATGDAGALTALAKKIADGTGAALILISDKPDVLKAAAAELKDKKPLLYAATADTADELGAVAKETACPLAVKGDGTLDSVIAVTEKLAAMGLKDIVIDTGTRDLKKAFEEQIQIRRAAIKNRFRPLGYPTIIFANEMADDLLNEAIVAATFVAKYAAFIVMSDVKPEVHFPLLLERLNIYTDPQRPMTAEQGIYPINNPDENSPVLVTCNFSLTYFIVSGEIEASRVPSWLLVQDTEGLSVMTAWAAGKFNGETVGTFVQKCGIMDKVKHKSIVIPGYAAAISGELEEEIPGWNVVVGPREASHISKFLKEFKPQ, from the coding sequence ATGGGCCTGACAGGAATTGAAATCTTCAAGCTTCTTCCCAAAACCAACTGTGGGGACTGCGGCGTTCCCACGTGCTTGGCCTTTGCCATGAACCTGGCGGCGGGCAAGGCTGAGTTGGATGCATGTCCCCACGTTTCTGAAGCGGCAAAGGAAAAGCTGGCCGCCGATTCCGCGCCGCCGGTGCGGCCTCTGACCGTGGGAACGGGCGAGTATGCCGTCAAGGTTGGCGGTGAAACGGTGCTCTTTCGCCATGAAAAGACCTTCGTCAATCCGCCGGGGCTGGCCACCCTGGTGACGACGGCGGAGGATGCCGCGTCCGTGGACGGCAAGATGGCCCGCTTCAAGGCATGCCAGTTTGAACGCGTGGGCTTGAATCTGCGCCCGGAAATGTTTGCCGTCCAAGACGCCACGGGCGATGCGGGGGCCTTGACGGCGCTTGCCAAAAAGATCGCGGACGGAACCGGCGCCGCATTGATTTTGATTTCCGATAAACCCGATGTTCTCAAAGCCGCCGCGGCCGAGCTCAAGGACAAAAAGCCGCTTCTTTACGCCGCCACGGCAGACACCGCCGATGAATTGGGAGCTGTGGCTAAGGAAACAGCATGTCCTTTGGCGGTTAAGGGTGACGGCACGCTGGACAGTGTCATTGCGGTGACCGAGAAACTGGCGGCCATGGGCCTCAAAGACATCGTCATCGACACGGGCACGAGGGACCTTAAAAAGGCCTTTGAAGAACAGATTCAAATTCGGCGGGCGGCCATCAAGAACCGCTTTCGTCCGCTGGGTTACCCAACCATCATTTTCGCCAATGAAATGGCCGACGATCTTCTGAACGAAGCGATTGTGGCCGCCACCTTTGTGGCTAAATATGCGGCCTTTATCGTCATGAGCGATGTGAAGCCGGAAGTCCATTTCCCGTTGTTGCTGGAGCGATTGAACATTTATACCGACCCGCAGCGTCCCATGACGGCGGAACAAGGCATATACCCGATCAACAATCCTGACGAAAATTCTCCGGTTCTGGTCACCTGCAACTTCTCTCTCACCTACTTCATTGTGAGCGGCGAGATCGAAGCCAGCCGCGTGCCCTCGTGGCTGCTGGTGCAGGACACAGAAGGCCTTTCGGTCATGACCGCCTGGGCTGCCGGAAAATTTAACGGAGAAACCGTAGGAACCTTCGTTCAAAAATGCGGCATCATGGATAAGGTCAAACACAAATCCATCGTGATTCCCGGCTATGCCGCGGCCATCAGCGGGGAACTGGAAGAGGAAATCCCGGGCTGGAACGTGGTGGTGGGGCCGCGCGAAGCGAGCCACATTTCCAAGTTCCTCAAAGAGTTCAAGCCGCAATAA
- a CDS encoding dihydropteroate synthase yields the protein MKLIGENLNIMSKKYGKALKERDAKTLQELAVQEAQAGMDYIDLNIGPAGKTGEELMSWLVPVIHEVVDLPLALDTSNIKAIEAGLKAHKKGRAMINSIMVRPERMDALLPLAKEYEAEFIGLLWGPEGMPRDENERGVLCAEILHRATEMGIPPERIYIDPIQTPVNVQQNQIMSGLNFMKMFPDMAPGCNSTIGLSNVSNGAPEHLRPILNQVMLILWKRWGMKSAIVDTFDTELHKIARGQRPELEALVAKVEDGEEIDMASLSKEEKDFVKTARVILGHTLYSDSWLEV from the coding sequence ATGAAGCTGATCGGCGAAAACCTCAACATCATGAGCAAAAAATACGGCAAGGCGCTCAAGGAGCGTGACGCCAAGACGTTACAGGAATTGGCGGTCCAAGAAGCCCAGGCCGGCATGGATTACATCGATCTCAATATAGGCCCCGCGGGCAAGACCGGTGAAGAACTAATGTCGTGGCTTGTACCCGTGATCCACGAAGTGGTCGACCTACCCTTGGCTTTGGATACCTCCAACATCAAGGCCATCGAAGCGGGACTTAAGGCCCACAAAAAGGGCCGGGCCATGATCAACTCCATCATGGTGCGCCCCGAGCGCATGGACGCTCTACTGCCCTTGGCCAAAGAATACGAGGCGGAGTTTATCGGCCTCCTTTGGGGACCGGAGGGTATGCCGCGGGATGAGAACGAACGGGGCGTGTTGTGTGCGGAAATTCTCCATCGTGCTACGGAAATGGGCATTCCCCCCGAGAGAATCTACATCGATCCCATTCAGACGCCGGTTAACGTGCAACAAAATCAGATCATGAGCGGGTTGAACTTCATGAAGATGTTTCCGGACATGGCCCCCGGGTGCAATAGCACCATTGGACTATCCAACGTGTCCAACGGAGCTCCGGAGCATCTGCGGCCCATTTTGAATCAGGTCATGCTCATTTTGTGGAAGCGCTGGGGCATGAAATCGGCCATTGTCGATACCTTTGATACCGAACTGCACAAGATTGCACGCGGTCAGCGGCCCGAACTGGAAGCGTTGGTGGCCAAGGTAGAAGACGGTGAAGAAATCGACATGGCCTCTCTCAGTAAGGAAGAAAAAGACTTCGTAAAAACGGCTCGCGTCATTCTCGGACACACGCTCTATTCCGACTCGTGGCTAGAGGTGTAG
- the ppdK gene encoding pyruvate, phosphate dikinase yields MGKRYVYFFGEGKADGSAAMKNLLGGKGANLAEMTNLGIPVPPGFTISTEVCTYFYHNKGIYPPGLEQEVEQALRRLENIMGRGFGDKEKPLLVSVRSGAAISMPGMMDTVLNLGLNDETVQGLARETNDSRFAYDCYRRFLSMYGDVVLGLKAESVDGIDPFEEIIDELKKARGVQYDNQLSAQDLMELCERYKALVRQRTGKDFPQDPKEQLWGAIGAVFGSWDNPRAIAYRQIHEIPDDMGTAVNVQSMVFGNMGDDCATGVAFTRNPATGENVLYGEYLVNAQGEDVVAGIRTPQPINIRQKTDPQMVSLEEAMPEAYAELDRIRRILDRHYRDMQDIEFTIQRRKLWMLQTRTGKRTGFAAFKIAVDMVREGILTPKEALLRVEPNQLNQLLRPVFDAEAKQKAVASKAFLAKGLNAGPGAASGRVVFNAVDAEHWADRGEKVILVRLETSPDDIRGMHAAQGILTSRGGMTSHAALVARQMGKVCVVGCGDLEIDYKLRQMTVNGRVIEEGDWISVDGSTGEVFAGQIPTRPSEIIQVLLEKTLKPEESSIFQDYTELMRWADAYRRLGVRTNADQPDQAQTALLFGAEGIGLCRTEHMFFEGERIHAVREMILADSTEGREKALAKLLPMQREDFKGIFRVMKGLPVTIRTLDPPLHEFLPTEEADIQKVAEQLGVGAEQVRAKIQALHEANPMLGHRGCRLGIVYPEITAMQARAILEAACEVKKEGIDVHPEIMIPLVGDVAELAHQKRVVDDVARQVMDHYGIQVDYAVGTMIEVPRGAITAGEIAKEAMFFSFGTNDLTQTVFGISRDDAAKFLHDYLEKKIWEFDPFERIDQEGVGELMKMGVERGRATRPDLKVGICGEHGGEPSSVEFCHQIGLNYVSCSPFRVPIARLAAAHAAIREQ; encoded by the coding sequence ATGGGCAAACGTTACGTTTATTTCTTTGGAGAAGGCAAAGCCGATGGCAGCGCTGCCATGAAAAATCTCCTGGGGGGCAAGGGTGCCAATTTGGCGGAAATGACGAACTTGGGTATTCCCGTGCCTCCCGGATTTACCATTTCCACAGAAGTCTGTACCTATTTTTATCACAACAAGGGAATTTACCCCCCGGGATTAGAGCAGGAAGTGGAACAGGCGTTAAGGCGTCTGGAAAACATCATGGGACGGGGCTTTGGGGATAAGGAAAAACCCCTGCTCGTGTCGGTGCGGTCAGGAGCAGCAATCAGTATGCCCGGGATGATGGATACCGTGCTGAATTTGGGTCTCAACGATGAAACGGTCCAAGGCTTGGCTCGGGAAACCAACGATTCTCGTTTTGCTTACGATTGTTACCGTCGGTTCTTAAGCATGTACGGCGACGTGGTTTTAGGATTAAAGGCCGAAAGCGTTGATGGCATCGATCCCTTTGAAGAAATCATTGACGAACTGAAAAAGGCTCGCGGCGTTCAGTATGACAACCAATTGAGCGCTCAGGACCTCATGGAGTTGTGCGAGCGCTACAAGGCGTTGGTTCGACAAAGGACGGGCAAAGATTTTCCTCAAGATCCCAAAGAACAACTCTGGGGGGCCATCGGCGCTGTCTTTGGATCCTGGGACAATCCACGGGCCATCGCTTATCGGCAGATTCATGAAATTCCCGACGATATGGGCACGGCCGTCAATGTGCAGTCCATGGTTTTTGGAAACATGGGCGACGATTGTGCCACGGGCGTGGCCTTTACGCGCAATCCGGCCACGGGAGAAAATGTCCTGTACGGCGAATATTTGGTCAATGCTCAAGGCGAAGACGTGGTCGCCGGCATTAGAACTCCGCAACCCATCAACATTCGGCAAAAGACGGACCCGCAGATGGTGTCCCTGGAAGAAGCCATGCCGGAGGCCTACGCCGAACTGGATCGGATACGCAGAATTCTCGATCGGCACTATCGGGACATGCAGGACATCGAATTTACAATTCAGCGCCGAAAACTGTGGATGCTTCAAACCCGCACAGGAAAGCGCACGGGCTTTGCCGCCTTCAAGATCGCCGTGGACATGGTTCGCGAAGGCATTTTGACCCCCAAGGAGGCCCTGCTGCGGGTCGAACCCAATCAGTTGAACCAGCTGCTGCGCCCGGTCTTTGATGCCGAAGCCAAACAAAAGGCCGTGGCCTCCAAGGCGTTTTTGGCCAAGGGATTGAATGCCGGACCCGGTGCCGCCAGCGGGCGCGTGGTTTTCAATGCCGTGGATGCCGAGCATTGGGCCGACCGGGGGGAGAAGGTCATTCTGGTGCGTTTGGAAACGTCTCCGGACGATATTCGAGGCATGCACGCCGCCCAGGGCATTCTCACATCGCGTGGGGGCATGACATCCCATGCGGCCCTGGTGGCCCGACAGATGGGAAAAGTGTGCGTTGTGGGATGCGGCGATTTGGAAATCGATTACAAGCTACGCCAAATGACCGTCAACGGCCGCGTGATCGAGGAAGGCGACTGGATTTCCGTGGACGGCTCCACAGGGGAAGTTTTCGCGGGTCAAATTCCCACACGACCGTCGGAAATCATACAGGTGCTGCTGGAAAAGACCTTGAAGCCGGAAGAGTCTTCTATTTTTCAAGACTATACGGAATTGATGCGGTGGGCGGACGCCTATCGACGCCTGGGCGTGCGCACCAACGCCGACCAGCCCGACCAGGCACAGACGGCCCTTCTTTTTGGAGCGGAAGGTATTGGGCTGTGTCGCACCGAGCACATGTTCTTTGAAGGGGAACGCATCCATGCCGTGCGCGAGATGATCCTTGCAGACTCCACGGAAGGTCGAGAAAAAGCATTGGCCAAGCTGTTGCCCATGCAGCGAGAAGATTTCAAGGGTATCTTTCGCGTCATGAAGGGATTGCCCGTGACCATTCGAACTCTGGATCCGCCGCTACACGAGTTTTTACCCACTGAAGAGGCGGACATACAAAAGGTGGCCGAGCAGCTAGGTGTTGGTGCGGAGCAGGTGCGGGCCAAGATTCAAGCCCTTCACGAGGCCAATCCCATGCTGGGACATCGAGGGTGCCGATTGGGAATCGTCTATCCCGAGATCACGGCCATGCAGGCGAGGGCCATTCTCGAAGCGGCCTGTGAAGTGAAGAAGGAAGGCATTGACGTGCATCCGGAGATCATGATTCCTTTGGTCGGGGATGTGGCAGAGCTGGCTCACCAGAAGCGCGTTGTGGATGACGTGGCCCGCCAGGTGATGGATCATTATGGAATTCAGGTGGACTACGCGGTCGGAACCATGATCGAGGTGCCTCGAGGGGCGATCACGGCCGGCGAGATTGCCAAGGAAGCCATGTTCTTCTCCTTTGGCACCAACGACCTTACACAGACGGTTTTCGGAATCAGCCGCGACGATGCGGCCAAGTTTCTCCACGATTATCTTGAAAAGAAAATCTGGGAATTTGACCCCTTTGAACGCATCGATCAGGAAGGCGTCGGTGAACTCATGAAAATGGGAGTGGAGAGAGGACGGGCGACACGGCCCGATCTCAAGGTGGGGATTTGCGGAGAACACGGAGGGGAGCCGTCTTCGGTGGAGTTTTGTCACCAGATCGGCCTGAACTATGTCAGTTGTTCTCCATTTCGCGTGCCCATTGCCCGTTTGGCCGCAGCACATGCTGCCATTCGAGAGCAGTAG
- a CDS encoding HpcH/HpaI aldolase/citrate lyase family protein → MERPIRLRRSILSVPANREKMVRKALSLSADVIMLDLEDSVPVDEKEKARHAVVEALMASGWKGRVRAYRINDMSTPFAYRDLVDVVEEAGPWLDVIVVPKVNDPAEIKAIDYWLTQMEMRLGLTKKIGLEASIETAQGMLRVGEIAVSSPRLEALVFGIADYGASVGMPSGGISGHGDAEDQEAARLRWLFPLSRMAMAAKAAGLAALDAPFGDFRDPQGLARSCAMSRALGYDGKWAIHPDQLDVINQVFTPSDDDVARSRRIVAAYEAARARGEGSVAVDGKMVDAASVRLAQVTVKVAEAARRNRNLAGLKPSQS, encoded by the coding sequence ATGGAGCGCCCCATTCGACTGCGCCGTTCAATACTTTCGGTACCCGCCAACCGAGAGAAAATGGTTCGAAAAGCCCTGAGCCTTTCGGCGGATGTCATTATGTTGGATCTGGAAGACAGCGTCCCTGTGGACGAAAAGGAAAAGGCTCGGCACGCGGTGGTGGAGGCGCTCATGGCTTCCGGGTGGAAGGGACGTGTGCGCGCCTATCGAATCAATGACATGAGCACGCCCTTTGCCTACAGAGATTTGGTGGATGTGGTCGAAGAGGCAGGCCCATGGCTGGATGTCATTGTGGTGCCCAAGGTCAACGATCCCGCAGAAATCAAGGCCATCGATTATTGGCTGACCCAGATGGAGATGCGCCTGGGCCTGACCAAGAAAATCGGCTTGGAAGCCTCCATTGAAACAGCCCAGGGCATGCTTCGCGTGGGCGAGATTGCCGTGAGTTCGCCTCGGCTGGAGGCGCTGGTTTTTGGCATCGCCGACTACGGCGCGTCCGTGGGCATGCCCAGCGGCGGCATCAGCGGCCATGGGGATGCCGAAGATCAGGAAGCGGCCCGTCTTCGCTGGCTTTTTCCCTTAAGTCGAATGGCCATGGCGGCCAAAGCCGCAGGGCTTGCCGCCTTGGACGCTCCATTTGGCGACTTTCGAGACCCCCAAGGTCTGGCCCGTTCCTGCGCCATGAGCCGCGCTTTGGGCTACGACGGCAAATGGGCCATTCACCCAGATCAACTGGACGTCATCAATCAGGTCTTTACCCCCTCGGACGATGATGTGGCTCGTAGCCGACGCATCGTTGCAGCTTATGAGGCGGCCAGGGCCCGTGGTGAAGGGTCTGTGGCCGTAGATGGCAAAATGGTGGACGCCGCTTCTGTTCGCCTCGCGCAGGTGACGGTTAAGGTGGCGGAAGCGGCCCGCCGGAACCGAAACCTTGCCGGATTGAAGCCGAGCCAGTCTTGA
- a CDS encoding sensor histidine kinase, whose protein sequence is MRQNNELQILFDISSAIHSSPRLEDVLQQSLLAILRTLQLKMGVIYLLKPDVHGRGTMVLAAQHGFSSTLVQEIRSFQVPDGWIGPGRLKNPVAWLKREQLFFPALRDRMVAEGIQEIIRIALFTQKGILGLLYVANHGALQIRHDRREFLTTIGQQIGVAIENAQLFESVERAKTELEISFDAIQHSIFLLESSGRILRVNQTTEKTYGAKEELLGQKYWEVLYKTAEPPLGCPIRECLLSRRPVHKEGPHPRWGGFYRLYAFPVLNLSSQLERIVYYEKDETEARKLEQRLQQTERLQSLGTLAAGIAHEIRNPLATINFNAQMLQREVSLNENQSQMLADLIQEVRKIDNIVREVLNFARPREPQFLPANLNDIVRYCHNLSKVHIRKAKIDLTLNLDPSMPEIIMDSDQIGQVVMNLMINAVEAMPQGGRMEVQTRVEAEAQRVVLSVKDTGEGILPEDEGRIFDPFFTRKAEGTGLGLSICRRILERHGAHMEVESQVGRGSVFRVVFPMTKKSGKLALEETIN, encoded by the coding sequence GTGCGACAGAACAACGAATTGCAAATTCTTTTTGACATCTCTTCCGCCATTCACAGTTCGCCTCGGCTCGAAGACGTCCTTCAGCAGTCGCTCCTGGCCATTCTTCGAACCCTGCAGCTTAAGATGGGGGTCATTTACCTTCTCAAACCCGATGTGCACGGCCGTGGGACCATGGTCTTGGCTGCCCAACATGGCTTTTCGTCTACTCTTGTGCAGGAGATTCGCTCCTTTCAAGTGCCCGACGGCTGGATTGGCCCAGGACGCCTCAAGAATCCCGTGGCGTGGCTCAAAAGGGAGCAGCTTTTCTTTCCGGCCTTGAGGGATCGAATGGTGGCGGAGGGTATTCAAGAGATTATTCGCATCGCCCTTTTTACCCAAAAAGGTATCTTGGGATTATTGTATGTGGCCAACCACGGAGCGCTGCAGATTCGCCATGATCGCCGGGAGTTTTTGACCACCATCGGGCAACAGATCGGCGTGGCCATTGAAAACGCCCAACTTTTCGAATCCGTCGAGCGGGCAAAGACGGAACTGGAAATCAGCTTTGACGCCATTCAACACAGCATCTTTCTACTGGAATCCTCCGGGCGCATTTTACGTGTCAATCAAACTACGGAAAAAACGTACGGGGCAAAAGAGGAGTTGTTGGGGCAAAAGTACTGGGAAGTGCTTTATAAAACGGCGGAGCCTCCTTTGGGGTGTCCCATTCGCGAATGCCTGCTGAGCCGAAGGCCGGTGCATAAGGAAGGCCCTCACCCTCGCTGGGGAGGGTTCTATCGCCTCTACGCTTTTCCCGTGCTTAACCTGTCCTCGCAGTTGGAACGGATTGTCTATTATGAAAAGGACGAAACCGAAGCACGAAAGCTTGAGCAGCGCCTGCAGCAGACAGAGAGGCTACAGTCCTTGGGGACACTGGCGGCTGGGATTGCCCACGAAATTCGAAATCCTTTGGCGACCATCAATTTCAATGCTCAGATGTTGCAGCGTGAAGTGTCTTTGAACGAAAATCAGTCGCAAATGCTTGCCGACCTGATTCAGGAAGTGCGAAAGATCGACAACATCGTGCGGGAAGTTCTGAATTTTGCCAGGCCACGGGAACCCCAGTTCCTTCCCGCAAACCTCAACGACATTGTGCGCTATTGCCATAACCTGTCCAAGGTGCACATCCGCAAAGCCAAGATCGATCTGACCTTAAACCTGGACCCGTCCATGCCTGAGATCATCATGGATTCCGACCAGATCGGCCAGGTCGTCATGAATCTCATGATCAATGCGGTGGAAGCCATGCCACAGGGAGGGCGCATGGAAGTCCAGACGCGCGTGGAGGCAGAGGCCCAGCGGGTGGTTCTTAGCGTCAAAGATACCGGGGAAGGCATCTTACCGGAAGATGAAGGACGCATTTTTGATCCCTTTTTCACGCGCAAGGCCGAAGGAACAGGTTTGGGGTTGAGCATTTGCCGAAGAATCTTGGAGCGCCACGGAGCCCACATGGAGGTGGAATCGCAAGTGGGGCGAGGCAGTGTGTTCCGTGTGGTGTTTCCCATGACGAAAAAAAGCGGGAAGCTGGCTTTGGAGGAGACCATCAACTGA